One Aegilops tauschii subsp. strangulata cultivar AL8/78 chromosome 7, Aet v6.0, whole genome shotgun sequence genomic window carries:
- the LOC109755851 gene encoding alpha carbonic anhydrase 7, with translation MRPSRDLRLAALVLLFSASVLHPAARAQQETDQEEEFSYSLDAENGPAHWGDIKEEWSACGKGNMQSPIDLASPRVSLVRGLGYLNHSYSPANATIVNRGHDIMLKFEGDAGSVSIDGTPYFLQQLHWHSPTEHSVNGRRYDMELHMFHESAQGKAAVIGVFYEIGAHDAFLHKLEPYLEMIADRKDREEKMGMMDPRGARGKASVYYRYVGSLTTPPCSEGVIWTIVKRVRTVSRHQLELLREAVHDDMEKNARPPQEVNSRDISMFRPFQQNRH, from the exons ATGCGTCCATCTCGGGACCTCCGGCTGGCCGCGCTCGTCCTGCTCTTCTCGgcctccgtcctccacccagcAGCCAGAGCCCAGCAGGAGACCGACCAGGAGGAGGAGTTCAGCTACTCGCTGGACGCGGAGAACGGGCCGGCGCACTGGGGCGACATCAAGGAAGAGTGGTCGGCATGCGGCAAGGGGAATATGCAGTCGCCCATCGACCTCGCCAGCCCGCGCGTCTCCCTCGTGCGCGGCCTCGGCTACCTCAACCACTCCTACTCCCCCGCCAATGCCACCATCGTCAACCGCGGCCACGACATCATGCTCAAGTTCGAGGGCGACGCCGGGAGTGTCTCCATAGACGGCACGCCCTACTTCCTCCAGCAGCTGCACTGGCATTCGCCCACCGAGCACAGCGTCAACGGCCGCCGGTACGACATGGAGCTGCACATGTTCCACGAGAGCGCCCAGGGCAAGGCCGCCGTCATCGGCGTCTTCTACGAGATCGGCGCCCACGACGCCTTCCTCCACAAG CTGGAGCCATACCTGGAGATGATAGCGGATCGGAAGGACAGGGAGGAGAAAATGGGGATGATGGACCCGAGGGGCGCAAGGGGAAAGGCCAGCGTGTACTACCGCTACGTGGGCTCTCTCACCACCCCGCCCTGCTCGGAAGGTGTCATCTGGACCATCGTCAAGAGG GTCCGCACCGTGTCGAGGCACCAGCTGGAGCTTCTCCGGGAGGCCGTCCATGAC GACATGGAGAAGAACGCGAGGCCCCCTCAGGAGGTGAACAGCAGAGATATCAGCATGTTCCGGCCTTTTCAGCAAAATAGACATTGA